The Accipiter gentilis chromosome 7, bAccGen1.1, whole genome shotgun sequence genome includes a region encoding these proteins:
- the ORAI1 gene encoding calcium release-activated calcium channel protein 1 isoform X3 produces MVEVQLDIEHDYPQGLLIAFSACTTVLVAVHLFALMISTCILPNIEAVSNVHNLNSVKESPHERMHRHIELAWAFSTVIGTLLFLAEVVLLCWVKFLPLKKKTDNPLQGNSSTITSGQAAAIASTSIMVPFGLIFIVFAVHFYRSLVSHKTDRQFQELNELAEFARLQDQLDHRGDTISSAVTHFA; encoded by the coding sequence ATGGTAGAAGTTCAGCTAGATATAGAACATGACTACCCTCAAGGTCTCTTGATAGCCTTCAGTGCCTGTACTACTGTCCTTGTTGCAGTTCACCTTTTTGCACTCATGATAAGTACCTGCATTCTTCCGAATATAGAGGCTGTTAGCAATGTGCATAATCTCAACTCTGTAAAGGAATCTCCTCATGAGCGTATGCATCGGCACATTGAGCTTGCGTGGGCATTTTCTACTGTCATTGGGACTTTGCTCTTTCTGGCAGAGGTGGTGCTACTGTGCTGGGTGAAGTTTcttcctttaaagaagaaaactgataATCCACTCCAGGGCAACAGTTCTACCATCACATCAGGACAGGCAGCAGCCATTGCATCAACGTCTATTATGGTTCCCTTTGGATTGATTTTCATTGTGTTTGCAGTCCACTTCTACAGGTCACTGGTGAGCCATAAAACAGACAGGCAGTTTCAAGAGCTGAATGAACTTGCTGAGTTTGCACGGCTCCAGGATCAGCTGGATCACAGAGGTGATACTATCTCCTCAGCTGTTACCCATTTTGCGTAA
- the ORAI1 gene encoding calcium release-activated calcium channel protein 1 isoform X2, with protein MIWDLPTQQASCAKQVAMVEVQLDIEHDYPQGLLIAFSACTTVLVAVHLFALMISTCILPNIEAVSNVHNLNSVKESPHERMHRHIELAWAFSTVIGTLLFLAEVVLLCWVKFLPLKKKTDNPLQGNSSTITSGQAAAIASTSIMVPFGLIFIVFAVHFYRSLVSHKTDRQFQELNELAEFARLQDQLDHRGDTISSAVTHFA; from the exons ATGATTTGGGACCTACCTACACAACAAGCTTCCTGTGCAAAGCAG gtgGCTATGGTAGAAGTTCAGCTAGATATAGAACATGACTACCCTCAAGGTCTCTTGATAGCCTTCAGTGCCTGTACTACTGTCCTTGTTGCAGTTCACCTTTTTGCACTCATGATAAGTACCTGCATTCTTCCGAATATAGAGGCTGTTAGCAATGTGCATAATCTCAACTCTGTAAAGGAATCTCCTCATGAGCGTATGCATCGGCACATTGAGCTTGCGTGGGCATTTTCTACTGTCATTGGGACTTTGCTCTTTCTGGCAGAGGTGGTGCTACTGTGCTGGGTGAAGTTTcttcctttaaagaagaaaactgataATCCACTCCAGGGCAACAGTTCTACCATCACATCAGGACAGGCAGCAGCCATTGCATCAACGTCTATTATGGTTCCCTTTGGATTGATTTTCATTGTGTTTGCAGTCCACTTCTACAGGTCACTGGTGAGCCATAAAACAGACAGGCAGTTTCAAGAGCTGAATGAACTTGCTGAGTTTGCACGGCTCCAGGATCAGCTGGATCACAGAGGTGATACTATCTCCTCAGCTGTTACCCATTTTGCGTAA
- the ORAI1 gene encoding calcium release-activated calcium channel protein 1 isoform X1 has translation MSLNEHSMQALSWRKLYLSRAKLKASSRTSALLSGFAMVAMVEVQLDIEHDYPQGLLIAFSACTTVLVAVHLFALMISTCILPNIEAVSNVHNLNSVKESPHERMHRHIELAWAFSTVIGTLLFLAEVVLLCWVKFLPLKKKTDNPLQGNSSTITSGQAAAIASTSIMVPFGLIFIVFAVHFYRSLVSHKTDRQFQELNELAEFARLQDQLDHRGDTISSAVTHFA, from the exons ATGAGCCTGAACGAGCACTCGATGCAGGCGCTGTCCTGGCGGAAGCTCTACCTGAGCCGCGCCAAGCTGAAAGCCTCCAGCCGCACCTCCGCGCTGCTCTCCGGCTTCGCCATG gtgGCTATGGTAGAAGTTCAGCTAGATATAGAACATGACTACCCTCAAGGTCTCTTGATAGCCTTCAGTGCCTGTACTACTGTCCTTGTTGCAGTTCACCTTTTTGCACTCATGATAAGTACCTGCATTCTTCCGAATATAGAGGCTGTTAGCAATGTGCATAATCTCAACTCTGTAAAGGAATCTCCTCATGAGCGTATGCATCGGCACATTGAGCTTGCGTGGGCATTTTCTACTGTCATTGGGACTTTGCTCTTTCTGGCAGAGGTGGTGCTACTGTGCTGGGTGAAGTTTcttcctttaaagaagaaaactgataATCCACTCCAGGGCAACAGTTCTACCATCACATCAGGACAGGCAGCAGCCATTGCATCAACGTCTATTATGGTTCCCTTTGGATTGATTTTCATTGTGTTTGCAGTCCACTTCTACAGGTCACTGGTGAGCCATAAAACAGACAGGCAGTTTCAAGAGCTGAATGAACTTGCTGAGTTTGCACGGCTCCAGGATCAGCTGGATCACAGAGGTGATACTATCTCCTCAGCTGTTACCCATTTTGCGTAA